A single window of Sphingobium sp. SCG-1 DNA harbors:
- a CDS encoding XrtA system polysaccharide chain length determinant, producing the protein MSGLYDEILIALHGVWNRRWLALAVAWGVCMIGWLVVSLIPNSYESKAKVYVQQQSILPEQIGITPVEQQQNVDRVRQTLASAANLEKVVRGTDLSQGITSDRDLAGKVAMLRTKIKVVSTQDNLFEITASSSDTGISDGANAKLAAQITQKLIDIFEEENVAGDRDETRQSLGFLDSQVAQRGKQLQAADQRRVEFEQKYLGLLPGAGSISDRMDAARTEINNIDSQLVAAQSALSAMNAQLAGTPASIAGASGGGTTALGSVMAEISAAKARGWTESHPDIIALRRQAAALKGQGGAAAVTGTPNPTYTSLKSMQAERAATVQALQIRKGQIQSDLNAMSERQVSEPGVASEQERLNREYEALKTQYDKLLADREEVRLRGDVQNETGAVKFRVIEPPSVPSTPAAPNRPLLLIAVLIVGIGAGVGTSFAMGQVQTTYPTAARLEKAAGLPVIGAITETVTAAQQLIRKQRLKLFLAGTGGLAGVCLLLVAVEFVQRGMA; encoded by the coding sequence ATGTCTGGTCTCTACGACGAAATCCTGATTGCGCTGCATGGCGTGTGGAACCGCCGCTGGCTTGCGCTTGCCGTCGCCTGGGGCGTCTGCATGATCGGCTGGCTAGTGGTCTCGCTGATTCCGAACAGCTATGAATCGAAAGCGAAGGTTTACGTCCAGCAACAATCGATCCTGCCTGAGCAGATCGGCATCACGCCGGTCGAGCAGCAGCAGAATGTCGATCGGGTACGCCAGACGCTGGCGAGTGCCGCCAATCTGGAAAAGGTCGTGCGCGGCACCGACCTGTCGCAGGGCATCACCAGCGACCGCGATCTGGCGGGCAAAGTCGCCATGCTTCGCACCAAGATCAAGGTCGTCTCCACGCAGGATAATCTATTCGAGATCACGGCATCTTCGTCCGACACAGGCATCTCCGATGGCGCGAATGCCAAGCTGGCGGCGCAGATCACGCAAAAGCTGATCGACATTTTCGAGGAAGAGAATGTCGCGGGCGATCGTGATGAGACGCGTCAGAGCCTGGGCTTCCTCGATTCGCAGGTCGCGCAGCGTGGCAAGCAGTTGCAGGCCGCCGACCAGCGCCGCGTAGAGTTCGAGCAGAAGTATCTCGGCCTGCTGCCCGGTGCCGGGTCGATCAGTGATCGCATGGATGCCGCCCGTACCGAAATCAACAACATCGACAGCCAGTTGGTCGCGGCCCAAAGCGCCCTGTCCGCGATGAACGCGCAACTGGCGGGAACGCCAGCGTCCATCGCGGGAGCCAGCGGTGGCGGGACGACCGCACTGGGGTCTGTCATGGCGGAAATCTCCGCCGCCAAGGCGCGCGGCTGGACGGAAAGCCACCCTGACATCATCGCGCTGCGTCGTCAGGCTGCGGCGTTGAAGGGGCAGGGCGGGGCTGCGGCTGTGACCGGCACGCCCAATCCCACTTACACATCGCTGAAATCCATGCAGGCGGAGCGCGCCGCGACGGTGCAGGCATTGCAGATTCGCAAGGGCCAGATCCAGTCCGACCTCAATGCCATGTCGGAGCGGCAGGTGTCCGAACCGGGGGTAGCGTCCGAGCAGGAGCGCCTGAACCGCGAATATGAAGCGCTGAAGACCCAATATGACAAGCTGCTCGCCGACCGCGAGGAAGTTCGTCTGCGCGGTGATGTGCAGAACGAGACTGGCGCGGTCAAATTCCGCGTGATCGAACCGCCAAGCGTGCCGTCGACGCCCGCCGCGCCCAATCGCCCGCTATTGCTGATTGCGGTGCTGATCGTCGGCATCGGCGCAGGCGTCGGCACGTCCTTCGCGATGGGACAGGTGCAGACGACATACCCCACCGCCGCCCGGCTCGAAAAGGCCGCTGGCCTGCCGGTAATCGGCGCGATCACGGAAACGGTGACGGCCGCACAGCAGCTTATCCGCAAGCAGCGCCTGAAGCTGTTCCTGGCGGGAACGGGCGGACTGGCGGGCGTGTGCCTGCTGCTCGTCGCCGTCGAATTCGTTCAGCGCGGCATGGCTTGA
- a CDS encoding P-loop NTPase, with the protein MTKHSPIELPGNSLLERASSLYDFGSALRGPGMPLVVPQMVEPAPTSTEPAQAMPISWSGALHPVDRDGLTMAGFVLPDGPVSGISEEFRIVKRQLLIGARGGNGPDAIKRGNRILVCSAHPGDGKTFCAVNLALSMAAEKDIEVLLIDADFAKPSIVSTLGLPDGPGFMDVLADPALSVESCVMRTEFPSLAVLPAGSRTNNDTEYLASARTAQILDTLTAGNPNRILLFDSPPLLAASPAAVLAGQVGQALMVVRADKTSENALRDAANLLKACAHVQLLLNGVKFSASGRRFGNYYGKGE; encoded by the coding sequence ATGACCAAGCACAGCCCCATAGAACTCCCCGGCAACTCGCTGCTGGAGCGCGCGTCGAGCCTGTACGACTTCGGATCGGCCCTGCGCGGCCCCGGCATGCCGCTGGTCGTTCCGCAGATGGTCGAACCCGCGCCGACCTCTACCGAACCAGCCCAGGCCATGCCAATTAGTTGGTCGGGCGCGCTCCATCCTGTTGATCGTGACGGACTGACGATGGCAGGCTTCGTCCTGCCCGATGGCCCCGTCAGCGGGATCAGCGAAGAATTCCGTATCGTGAAGCGTCAGCTTTTGATCGGCGCGCGCGGCGGCAATGGCCCGGACGCGATCAAGCGAGGCAACCGCATATTAGTCTGCTCGGCCCATCCGGGCGATGGCAAGACATTCTGTGCGGTGAACCTCGCGCTGTCGATGGCAGCCGAGAAGGACATCGAAGTCCTGTTGATCGACGCCGACTTCGCCAAGCCCAGCATTGTATCGACACTGGGGCTTCCCGATGGACCGGGCTTCATGGACGTGCTCGCCGATCCGGCGCTCTCGGTCGAAAGCTGCGTGATGCGGACCGAGTTCCCGTCGCTGGCCGTGCTTCCTGCCGGGAGCCGCACCAACAACGATACCGAATATCTGGCCTCCGCCCGCACCGCGCAGATCCTGGACACGCTAACGGCGGGCAATCCCAACCGCATCCTGCTGTTCGACTCGCCGCCGCTGCTCGCCGCTTCGCCCGCTGCTGTGCTGGCGGGGCAGGTCGGTCAGGCGCTGATGGTCGTGCGTGCCGACAAGACCAGCGAGAACGCGCTCCGCGACGCTGCCAATCTGTTGAAAGCCTGCGCGCATGTGCAGTTGCTGCTGAATGGCGTGAAATTCTCAGCCAGCGGCCGTCGCTTCGGTAATTATTACGGAAAAGGCGAATGA